One part of the Marinobacter sp. M3C genome encodes these proteins:
- a CDS encoding murein L,D-transpeptidase catalytic domain family protein, with the protein MPMIRLNRWLLGAALCSQIILGGHNAMAANSHKPAKNATVNTATSNSATPSAQQTRLNNTLAKLAPKANPQVLRLAARALACAQPDAERLAVIDFSLPSTEQRLWVFDLKRQKLLFKELVSHGRGSGNAEAKSFSNIPESYQSSIGLFRTLNSYRGRNGYSLRLEGLEAGVNDLAYQRAIVIHGADYVSENFIEQTGRLGRSHGCPAVRQEVAIKLIDSLKENQYLFTYYPDPEWLATSEFLSCKRTDAQLAMN; encoded by the coding sequence ATGCCGATGATACGTTTAAACCGATGGCTGCTCGGCGCAGCTTTGTGTAGTCAAATAATTCTGGGGGGCCACAATGCCATGGCCGCCAACTCCCACAAACCAGCAAAAAACGCGACCGTTAATACTGCAACTTCTAATAGTGCAACGCCTTCAGCCCAGCAAACTCGCCTCAACAACACGCTGGCAAAGCTGGCACCAAAAGCCAATCCTCAAGTCTTGCGCCTGGCAGCGCGGGCACTGGCCTGCGCCCAACCCGATGCCGAGAGGCTTGCCGTCATTGATTTTTCATTGCCATCCACTGAGCAGCGGCTCTGGGTGTTTGATTTGAAACGCCAGAAACTGCTATTTAAAGAGCTTGTTTCCCATGGCCGGGGCTCGGGCAATGCCGAGGCCAAGTCATTTTCGAACATTCCGGAAAGCTATCAATCCAGTATCGGCCTGTTTCGCACGCTTAACAGCTATCGTGGCCGCAACGGCTATTCATTACGCCTGGAAGGCTTGGAGGCAGGCGTAAACGACCTGGCCTACCAGCGGGCCATCGTGATTCACGGTGCCGATTACGTCAGCGAGAACTTCATAGAACAAACCGGGCGTTTGGGGCGCAGCCACGGCTGCCCCGCGGTTCGCCAGGAAGTCGCCATCAAACTGATCGATAGTCTGAAAGAAAACCAGTATCTGTTTACCTACTACCCGGATCCCGAGTGGTTGGCAACGTCTGAATTCTTAAGCTGTAAACGCACAGATGCCCAACTAGCCATGAACTGA
- a CDS encoding haloacid dehalogenase type II, translating into MPNKKFPSIIVFDVNETLLDITTLEPLFHRVFGDRQVLREWFSALVLYSQTMTLSGLYTPFGELGVGALRMTADIHQVDIGDDDIAELKKRMSTMPAHPDAIPALTRLRDAGFRLVTLTNSASGASPTPLEKAELSHFFERTFSIEETGKFKPAPETYRLVAKALSVETSDLCLVACHLWDTIGAQAAGCRGAFLTRPYNAILTAPGVPLPDLVAAELTDLADQIISCR; encoded by the coding sequence ATGCCCAACAAGAAGTTTCCATCCATTATTGTGTTTGATGTGAATGAAACACTTCTCGATATAACGACTCTGGAGCCTTTATTTCATCGCGTGTTCGGCGATCGACAGGTGCTGAGGGAATGGTTTTCGGCACTGGTGCTTTATTCACAGACAATGACTCTGTCCGGTCTTTACACGCCCTTTGGAGAGCTTGGCGTGGGCGCATTGCGAATGACCGCCGACATTCACCAGGTGGACATTGGGGATGACGATATTGCGGAGCTGAAAAAGCGGATGAGTACAATGCCGGCGCATCCGGACGCTATTCCCGCTCTTACCCGGCTGCGCGATGCAGGTTTCAGACTGGTAACCCTGACCAACTCGGCCAGCGGCGCTTCGCCCACCCCGCTGGAAAAGGCGGAATTAAGTCACTTTTTTGAGCGAACCTTCAGCATCGAGGAGACCGGTAAATTCAAACCCGCCCCTGAAACCTATCGCCTGGTCGCGAAGGCGTTGTCTGTCGAGACCTCAGACTTGTGCCTGGTCGCCTGTCACCTTTGGGACACCATAGGCGCCCAGGCAGCCGGTTGCCGCGGTGCGTTTTTAACACGCCCTTACAACGCTATTCTGACGGCGCCTGGCGTACCCCTTCCCGACCTGGTTGCAGCAGAACTGACTGACCTCGCCGATCAGATTATTAGCTGCCGGTAG
- a CDS encoding bifunctional diguanylate cyclase/phosphodiesterase, which yields MTAGDQARELQRIIDQQLISTMFQPIVDCQKGTVLGYEVLSRGPSDSPLHGAPALFQAGEQCKQVISLEQACLLEAGQSCIRHGVSHLVFVNVSPGLLLPTELAEDRLQSLLTMNGLKPENVVIELSERYPADNPEALKARLIALKKRGFRVAIDDLGTGYSGLKLWSEIQPDFVKIDRHFIRDVDRDLVKKEFVRSVINLCERLGCRLIAEGVETVAELTLLRSMGIHLIQGFLLGRPNPFPTAELSALDNPVPVGGGQATSDAGYLGRYIVPLAPTASLGDAWQVLQSSPSIFALPVVDNDRPLGLLHKWRVMEVFSSTYGRALNETKPVSSLTAYDALVVEHDESLEAVSQSLLEDDLHYLKQHFIVTRNGLYIGLGSTRSLLRLMTRSRVEQARHANPLTQLPGNVLIQQEAVCRLQQNNPFTCIYFDIDHFKPFNDLLGYSKGDEVILSLARQLCAVFNGDNEWVGHIGGDDFVVFSDRLENRKRCEEVQQLFASEAATRYPEAIRQAGFITGEDRDGQPRQFPLVALSAGIVVADSRAFGSAADLAATAAVAKSKAKKAISGIQIVSNISALNEMPDEHKTALLA from the coding sequence ATGACAGCCGGTGACCAAGCGAGAGAGCTACAGCGCATTATTGATCAGCAGCTCATTTCAACGATGTTTCAACCCATTGTTGACTGTCAGAAAGGAACTGTTCTTGGCTATGAGGTACTTAGCCGGGGACCTTCGGACAGCCCGCTTCACGGGGCTCCCGCATTATTTCAGGCAGGAGAGCAATGCAAGCAGGTGATCAGCCTGGAACAGGCGTGTCTGCTGGAAGCCGGGCAAAGCTGCATTCGTCACGGAGTCAGCCACCTGGTTTTCGTGAATGTTTCACCGGGTCTGCTGCTACCGACAGAGCTCGCAGAGGATCGCTTGCAGTCTTTGTTGACGATGAACGGCCTCAAGCCGGAAAACGTGGTTATTGAACTATCCGAACGTTATCCGGCGGATAACCCGGAAGCGTTAAAGGCTCGATTGATTGCATTGAAAAAAAGGGGTTTCCGGGTTGCGATAGACGACCTGGGTACGGGTTATTCCGGGCTAAAACTCTGGTCTGAAATTCAGCCGGATTTTGTCAAAATTGACCGCCATTTTATTCGCGATGTTGATCGAGACCTGGTGAAAAAAGAGTTTGTTCGGTCCGTCATCAACCTCTGTGAAAGGCTGGGGTGCCGGCTGATTGCAGAAGGCGTTGAGACGGTTGCTGAGCTGACGCTGCTGCGCTCAATGGGAATTCATCTGATTCAGGGCTTCCTGCTGGGGCGCCCCAATCCGTTTCCTACTGCCGAATTGTCAGCACTGGACAACCCGGTTCCCGTCGGCGGGGGCCAGGCGACCTCGGATGCGGGATACCTCGGGCGCTACATCGTGCCACTTGCTCCAACGGCGTCACTGGGCGATGCCTGGCAAGTCTTGCAATCTTCGCCCTCCATATTTGCGTTGCCCGTGGTGGACAATGACCGGCCTCTCGGTCTGCTGCATAAATGGCGTGTAATGGAAGTGTTCAGCTCTACCTATGGCCGTGCACTTAATGAGACAAAGCCGGTGTCGAGTTTGACCGCCTACGATGCGCTTGTCGTGGAGCATGACGAATCTTTGGAAGCCGTCAGTCAGTCGCTTTTAGAGGACGACCTTCATTATCTCAAGCAGCATTTCATCGTGACCAGGAACGGCCTGTACATAGGGTTGGGTTCAACCCGGTCTCTGCTTCGTTTGATGACCCGGAGCCGGGTGGAACAGGCAAGACATGCCAATCCTCTTACTCAGTTGCCGGGGAATGTTCTGATTCAGCAGGAAGCCGTTTGCCGGCTTCAGCAAAACAATCCGTTCACCTGCATCTACTTCGATATTGACCACTTTAAGCCTTTCAATGACTTGCTGGGCTACAGCAAAGGTGATGAGGTGATCTTGTCGTTGGCACGACAACTGTGTGCGGTTTTCAATGGGGATAATGAGTGGGTCGGCCATATTGGCGGAGATGATTTTGTGGTATTTAGCGACCGACTTGAAAACCGAAAGCGCTGCGAAGAAGTGCAACAGCTTTTCGCCTCAGAGGCAGCGACGCGTTATCCGGAAGCGATACGTCAAGCGGGGTTCATAACCGGTGAAGATCGTGATGGCCAGCCAAGACAGTTCCCCCTTGTGGCTCTCTCAGCAGGAATCGTTGTTGCAGATAGCCGGGCATTTGGGTCCGCGGCAGATCTGGCAGCGACCGCAGCGGTTGCCAAGTCCAAGGCCAAGAAAGCAATAAGCGGGATCCAGATTGTAAGTAACATTTCGGCTCTAAACGAGATGCCTGATGAGCACAAAACGGCTCTTTTGGCCTGA
- a CDS encoding methyl-accepting chemotaxis protein, giving the protein MREQMSDVWLLTDLDRSHRQLKDLSYKIKAQLLLWDEINAQFEETSLAIKAQWQSALGNPRLQGWAEKNTEAHQAVLSLLVALKEPIDEASYYSAGKVVDFQLYQALDPMLEDIDARRSVGRQQAEAGSAALVEFLEQQQHLLVGGALFVLLGILLLTYWLRRTVTTRLQLIAERLRSMEAASDLSTPLPISGGDEVTAVALAINGLIEKFKLFVGDVTDAAAALQQRSANLDEQADAVQASSLHNTRQIHDVVSSMSAITNSASQIEQSAQHSRTQVTGAVEGNDDVQNQLRESERAAEHAIEVINRVAGAIEALHGSSKKIEQVIGVIADIAEQTNLLALNAAIEAARAGEQGRGFAVVADEVRSLSRRTGESTNQVRQWVSELVTQVNSANGLLDETRAAGGANRETLGTLKTHLVALKQTFDDLSHFSNEVDEAIHVQRDEIGRVGRRADALGESSQGLEQHIGHTKTVSDQLRGQSESLRALISRFQIQGA; this is encoded by the coding sequence GTGCGAGAGCAGATGTCGGATGTCTGGCTGCTGACGGATTTAGATCGCAGCCATCGCCAACTCAAGGATCTTTCCTACAAAATTAAAGCTCAACTGCTGCTGTGGGATGAGATCAACGCACAGTTCGAAGAAACCTCGCTGGCGATAAAGGCGCAATGGCAGTCAGCTCTTGGTAACCCGCGCCTGCAAGGTTGGGCTGAGAAGAACACAGAGGCCCATCAAGCAGTTTTGAGCCTGCTTGTGGCTCTGAAAGAACCAATCGATGAAGCCAGTTATTATTCGGCCGGTAAAGTGGTGGACTTTCAGCTTTATCAAGCTCTTGATCCCATGCTTGAAGATATTGATGCCCGGCGTTCGGTTGGCCGCCAACAGGCGGAGGCAGGGTCTGCCGCGCTGGTCGAATTTCTCGAACAGCAACAACACTTGCTGGTTGGGGGGGCCCTTTTTGTCTTGCTTGGTATCCTGCTATTAACGTACTGGCTCCGCCGCACGGTGACCACCAGGCTTCAGTTGATCGCGGAACGTCTCCGATCCATGGAAGCCGCGTCAGACCTTTCCACCCCGCTGCCGATTTCAGGGGGTGATGAAGTTACGGCGGTGGCGCTAGCAATCAACGGTCTGATCGAAAAATTCAAACTGTTCGTGGGGGACGTCACAGACGCTGCGGCTGCCTTACAGCAGCGTTCAGCCAATCTGGATGAGCAGGCGGATGCCGTGCAGGCCTCGTCGCTACATAACACTCGCCAGATTCACGATGTGGTTTCATCAATGAGCGCCATTACGAATAGTGCGAGCCAGATTGAGCAATCGGCACAGCATTCCCGGACGCAGGTTACTGGCGCTGTGGAAGGCAACGATGATGTTCAGAATCAGCTGCGCGAGAGTGAGCGTGCCGCTGAACATGCGATTGAGGTTATCAATCGCGTGGCAGGAGCGATTGAGGCGCTTCACGGTTCCAGTAAAAAGATTGAACAGGTGATCGGCGTGATTGCGGACATCGCTGAGCAGACCAACCTGCTGGCCCTGAACGCAGCGATTGAGGCGGCCCGCGCCGGAGAGCAGGGTCGGGGTTTCGCCGTTGTGGCCGATGAAGTGCGAAGCCTGTCCCGCCGCACTGGTGAATCCACCAATCAGGTGCGTCAGTGGGTTAGCGAGCTTGTCACCCAGGTTAATAGTGCTAACGGCTTACTGGATGAGACCCGGGCAGCCGGTGGCGCTAACCGGGAGACGTTGGGAACACTCAAGACCCACCTGGTGGCACTTAAACAAACCTTTGATGATCTCAGCCATTTTAGCAATGAGGTAGACGAGGCAATTCACGTTCAACGGGATGAAATTGGCCGGGTGGGGCGGCGCGCGGATGCGCTGGGAGAAAGCTCTCAGGGTCTGGAACAGCATATCGGTCACACTAAAACGGTGAGCGATCAGTTGCGTGGGCAGTCAGAATCGCTGCGAGCCCTGATTTCTCGTTTCCAGATTCAGGGGGCATAA
- the phnC gene encoding phosphonate ABC transporter ATP-binding protein → MASVQSRDTMLRIEDVGVTYPGNVLALRPTTVEFHKGEFTVLLGLSGAGKSSLLRALNHLVLPTTGTVISAEFGALNTQKTVRQHRCKTAMVFQHHQLIERHTALQNVLTGRLAYQSTWRSLFPQPRHELELALHCLDRVGLADKALARADQLSGGQQQRVGIARALAQQPSMILADEPVASLDPATSERVLTLLKDICREDGITAVISLHQLDYAQRFADRIIGLANARIVFDAAPAQLKQCNFDDIYHCASESAPAHSEPTAPQPTNRATNYPKKQLEIAQ, encoded by the coding sequence ATGGCGTCTGTGCAATCCCGTGACACGATGCTTCGCATTGAGGATGTCGGGGTAACATACCCCGGCAATGTTCTCGCACTTCGGCCCACCACCGTTGAATTCCATAAGGGCGAGTTCACGGTTTTACTCGGTCTCTCCGGCGCAGGTAAATCCTCATTACTGCGCGCGCTCAATCACCTGGTGCTGCCCACCACGGGCACGGTGATCTCCGCCGAGTTTGGTGCTCTCAATACCCAAAAAACAGTACGCCAACATCGGTGTAAAACCGCCATGGTGTTCCAGCACCACCAACTCATCGAACGGCACACCGCGCTTCAGAATGTCCTGACCGGGCGGCTTGCCTACCAAAGCACCTGGCGCAGCCTATTTCCTCAGCCGAGACACGAACTGGAGCTTGCCCTGCACTGCCTGGATCGCGTTGGACTGGCCGACAAGGCCCTTGCCAGAGCAGATCAGCTTTCCGGAGGACAGCAACAACGGGTGGGTATTGCCCGTGCCTTGGCCCAGCAGCCTTCCATGATTCTGGCAGACGAGCCTGTCGCCAGCCTGGACCCGGCAACCTCGGAACGGGTGCTCACACTCCTGAAGGATATCTGTCGCGAAGACGGCATTACCGCCGTTATTTCCCTGCACCAACTGGATTACGCGCAACGGTTCGCCGACCGCATCATCGGCCTGGCGAATGCCCGGATTGTTTTCGATGCGGCCCCGGCGCAGCTAAAACAATGCAACTTCGACGATATATACCACTGTGCGTCCGAATCGGCGCCCGCCCACAGTGAGCCGACCGCACCCCAACCCACCAACCGCGCAACAAACTACCCAAAAAAGCAACTGGAGATAGCTCAATGA
- the phnD gene encoding phosphate/phosphite/phosphonate ABC transporter substrate-binding protein, giving the protein MKPLFNVFFVISLMMGMTMQASAANSDPDLLKVALLPDENASELIKRNQPLKDYLESTLGKEVELIVTTDYSSMIEAMRFGRIDLAYFGPLSYVMAKSKSDIEPFAAMIVDGKPTYRSILIANAESGVESYADIKGKKMVYGDRASTSSHLIPKTVLLESAGLKAGRDYEAHFVGSHDSVAVNVANGNAEAGGLSEVIFQHVIDRGLIDRDKVRILGYSGEFPQYPWAMRSNLNPELKEKIRNAFLSIDDEEILSNLKAEGFAAIQDSDYDVIRKMGSLLNLDFAKM; this is encoded by the coding sequence ATGAAACCGTTATTCAACGTTTTTTTCGTAATCAGTCTGATGATGGGAATGACCATGCAGGCCTCGGCCGCAAACTCGGACCCAGACCTGTTAAAAGTCGCCCTGCTTCCGGATGAAAACGCATCCGAGTTGATCAAGCGCAACCAGCCACTGAAAGACTATCTTGAAAGCACGCTTGGCAAGGAAGTGGAATTGATTGTCACTACCGATTATTCCTCAATGATTGAAGCCATGCGTTTCGGCCGTATTGACCTGGCCTACTTTGGCCCGCTGTCTTACGTGATGGCAAAGAGCAAAAGCGACATAGAACCCTTTGCTGCCATGATAGTGGATGGCAAGCCCACCTACCGTTCCATCCTTATTGCGAACGCTGAATCAGGTGTTGAATCTTACGCCGATATCAAGGGCAAGAAAATGGTCTACGGCGATCGTGCTTCTACCTCTAGCCACCTGATCCCGAAAACCGTACTGCTGGAGTCCGCTGGTCTAAAAGCAGGCAGGGACTATGAAGCCCATTTCGTTGGCAGTCATGATTCCGTTGCGGTGAACGTGGCGAATGGCAATGCCGAAGCTGGAGGCCTGTCAGAAGTCATATTCCAGCATGTTATAGATCGCGGGCTGATTGACCGGGACAAGGTCAGGATTCTGGGTTACAGCGGAGAGTTTCCCCAATACCCATGGGCGATGCGATCCAATCTGAACCCGGAGCTCAAGGAAAAGATTCGCAACGCTTTTCTCAGTATTGATGACGAGGAAATCTTGAGCAATCTCAAAGCCGAGGGCTTTGCCGCGATCCAAGATTCCGACTATGACGTGATCCGCAAAATGGGCAGCCTGCTCAACCTTGATTTCGCGAAGATGTAA
- the phnE gene encoding phosphonate ABC transporter, permease protein PhnE encodes MTHTTTELAALSPAPSASVLDDYARGWRGKLRQTGLLLAVIFIASWYVGLFDFQTLANGVPAIGTLLGESLPPDFNNVMDWVSPLIDTLAMSIAGTAIAVTASIPLAFLAARNTSPNPVVFHVTRTILNALRSVPELIMGIIFVAAVGFGALPGVLALGLHSIGMVGKFFAEAIEHVDEAPVEAANAAGATRLQVLYHAVLPQVLPQFADVSIYRWEYNFRASTVMGMVGAGGIGFELMGSLRIMQYQEVSAILIVILLMVTLVDSLSGHLRKKFK; translated from the coding sequence ATGACTCACACTACGACGGAATTGGCGGCACTGTCGCCGGCTCCGTCGGCTTCCGTGCTGGACGACTATGCACGGGGCTGGCGGGGAAAGCTCAGACAAACAGGCCTCTTATTGGCCGTGATTTTCATTGCCAGCTGGTACGTGGGGCTGTTCGATTTCCAGACCCTCGCCAATGGCGTACCCGCTATCGGCACCCTACTGGGAGAATCACTACCTCCCGACTTCAACAATGTAATGGACTGGGTCTCGCCCCTGATCGACACCCTGGCCATGAGCATTGCCGGCACGGCAATCGCGGTCACCGCGTCCATACCCCTGGCATTCTTGGCGGCTCGTAATACCTCGCCCAATCCAGTCGTATTCCACGTAACCCGCACCATCCTTAATGCCCTGCGCTCAGTGCCTGAACTGATCATGGGTATTATTTTCGTCGCCGCCGTTGGCTTTGGCGCCTTGCCGGGGGTACTTGCCTTGGGCCTTCACTCGATCGGAATGGTGGGGAAATTCTTTGCGGAGGCGATAGAGCATGTGGATGAGGCTCCGGTAGAAGCCGCCAATGCGGCTGGTGCGACACGGCTACAGGTCCTCTATCACGCAGTACTGCCGCAAGTTCTTCCGCAATTTGCCGATGTCTCCATCTACCGCTGGGAATACAACTTTCGCGCATCCACCGTGATGGGCATGGTCGGTGCCGGCGGTATCGGCTTTGAACTCATGGGTTCACTGCGAATCATGCAATATCAGGAGGTCAGCGCCATTCTGATTGTTATTCTGCTGATGGTGACGCTGGTAGACAGCCTGAGCGGCCACCTCCGTAAAAAATTCAAGTAG
- a CDS encoding phosphonate dehydrogenase, translating to MKPKVVITHRVHDSVLASLEPHCELITNQSAHTLSVDSVKARAATADALMAFMPDRVSNEFLLACPNLKVVGAALKGFDNFDVNACTRRGVWLTFVPDLLTVPTAELTIGLTIGLIRQIRAADDFVRSGNFRGWQPQFYGLGVEGSTIGIVGMGAIGKAVATRLQGWGATLLYSQPEALPAAEEAALAVSRSTFDELLATSDIIILALALNKQTLHAINAERLSLMKQGAFLINPCRGSVVDEASVLQSLTSGQLGGYAADVFEMEDWAREDRPQRIDPALLAHPRTLFTAHIGSAVKDTRLAIEQRAADNILQGLRGDRPRDAVNSPVTQKGTEC from the coding sequence ATGAAACCAAAAGTTGTTATTACCCACAGAGTTCACGACAGTGTTCTAGCCAGCTTGGAGCCTCACTGCGAACTGATTACAAACCAGTCAGCCCATACCTTGTCCGTGGATTCGGTGAAGGCTCGCGCAGCGACGGCCGATGCCTTGATGGCGTTTATGCCAGACCGTGTCAGCAATGAATTCCTGCTGGCCTGCCCCAATTTGAAGGTTGTCGGCGCCGCTTTAAAAGGATTCGATAACTTTGACGTAAACGCCTGTACCCGCCGGGGGGTCTGGCTGACCTTCGTACCCGATTTGCTGACCGTGCCAACGGCAGAGCTAACCATCGGGTTGACCATCGGTCTGATTCGCCAGATTCGGGCGGCGGATGACTTTGTCCGCTCTGGCAACTTCCGGGGCTGGCAGCCCCAGTTTTACGGCCTGGGAGTTGAGGGCTCGACCATTGGCATCGTCGGCATGGGTGCGATCGGCAAAGCGGTGGCGACGAGACTCCAAGGCTGGGGTGCAACGCTACTTTATTCTCAACCCGAGGCCTTACCAGCGGCAGAAGAAGCGGCGCTGGCCGTTTCCAGGTCAACCTTTGATGAACTGCTTGCCACATCCGACATTATAATTCTGGCACTTGCCTTAAACAAACAGACCTTGCACGCCATCAACGCCGAACGTCTCAGCCTGATGAAACAGGGGGCGTTTTTGATTAACCCTTGCCGGGGTTCGGTCGTGGATGAAGCATCCGTATTGCAGTCACTGACGTCCGGGCAACTTGGAGGGTATGCAGCAGATGTATTTGAGATGGAAGACTGGGCTAGGGAGGATCGCCCTCAAAGGATCGATCCCGCTCTGCTGGCGCACCCGCGCACGCTATTCACAGCTCACATCGGCTCCGCCGTCAAAGACACAAGGCTGGCCATCGAACAGCGCGCCGCCGATAACATCCTTCAGGGCCTGAGAGGCGATCGGCCCCGGGACGCGGTCAATTCACCGGTCACACAGAAGGGGACGGAATGCTGA
- a CDS encoding LysR family transcriptional regulator, with translation MLNLVWLKSFITLVQNRSFQTAAKNLGIAQPTISQHIQKLEEQLDVLLIRRGKSGCEPTKAALVLLPFAASMLGLDQRAREAIAGTSFRVGASSNIGIYMLQPYVRSFKDSKAAPSVKLVIDNNPAIASQLTRGELDIAVMEWWNPKPGFEARDWKQEPVVVIVPPDHPCARLSEIDRETLAGMTLLGGEPGTGTGRLLATFFGDNGPFPEVSMQLGSTEAVKQAVKAGLGISLVLAAAVSEEVRAGTLRAIPISGPGLAKELMVIFPDDIARHPPIANFISHLCHRDSIMDRHSGR, from the coding sequence ATGCTGAATCTGGTCTGGCTTAAAAGCTTTATAACCCTCGTCCAGAACCGGAGCTTCCAAACAGCCGCCAAAAACCTGGGAATCGCCCAGCCCACAATCTCCCAGCACATCCAAAAGCTTGAAGAACAGCTGGACGTGTTGCTCATCCGGCGTGGGAAATCTGGCTGTGAACCGACGAAGGCCGCACTGGTGCTGCTGCCTTTCGCCGCCAGCATGCTGGGTCTGGACCAGCGGGCCCGGGAAGCAATTGCCGGCACAAGTTTTCGGGTGGGCGCGAGCTCCAATATCGGCATCTACATGCTTCAGCCTTACGTGCGCTCATTCAAAGACAGCAAGGCGGCTCCCAGCGTTAAACTGGTTATTGACAACAACCCCGCCATCGCCAGCCAACTGACCCGCGGCGAACTGGATATAGCGGTTATGGAATGGTGGAACCCCAAGCCCGGTTTCGAGGCGCGTGACTGGAAACAGGAGCCAGTGGTGGTGATCGTTCCGCCGGATCATCCCTGCGCTAGGCTGAGCGAGATAGACCGGGAAACCCTCGCAGGCATGACGCTACTCGGTGGAGAGCCCGGCACCGGCACCGGCCGGCTCTTAGCAACTTTTTTTGGCGACAACGGACCTTTCCCCGAAGTGTCCATGCAACTGGGCAGCACGGAAGCGGTAAAACAGGCCGTCAAGGCAGGTCTTGGCATTTCACTTGTTCTAGCAGCGGCCGTCAGCGAGGAAGTCAGGGCTGGCACTTTGCGGGCCATTCCGATCAGTGGTCCGGGTTTAGCTAAAGAACTGATGGTCATCTTTCCTGATGACATTGCCCGGCATCCGCCGATTGCCAACTTTATAAGCCATTTGTGCCATCGTGATTCGATCATGGACAGGCACAGTGGACGGTAG
- a CDS encoding LysR family transcriptional regulator, whose amino-acid sequence MTEINGKRLSYLYEAVTMGTIRAAADKLNIAPSAISRQISLLEEELACILIERHRKGVAPTDAGSIILQFYRESLSAEDACVSKLQALLGLQRGHIKLAVGEGFVGDLMLGPLPEFARLYPALTLSISIGGSNEVIRQVEEDEAHIGLLFHPSSHPRIRSQVVSCQPICIIISPDHPLADRNKPVQLKELLEYPVGLAESRFGVRQLLAMAEFQQKIRFTPILTTDSFAVLKNFARSNMGFTFLPYFVVSKEVKDGHLIAIPVDNTLLASGEAHIVTRLGRHLSQGPHELLQHLTAWMKAM is encoded by the coding sequence ATGACAGAGATTAATGGAAAGCGGTTATCCTATCTTTATGAGGCTGTAACTATGGGGACGATCCGGGCTGCAGCAGATAAGCTCAATATTGCTCCCTCGGCCATCAGCCGGCAAATATCTCTGTTAGAGGAAGAGTTAGCATGCATTCTTATTGAACGGCACCGCAAAGGAGTAGCGCCGACAGATGCTGGTAGTATTATCTTACAGTTTTATCGGGAATCACTTTCCGCTGAAGACGCTTGTGTTTCCAAATTACAGGCGTTGTTGGGATTACAGCGGGGTCATATAAAGTTAGCGGTGGGTGAAGGTTTTGTTGGGGATTTGATGTTGGGCCCATTACCTGAGTTTGCCCGTCTCTATCCGGCGCTGACACTTTCAATCAGTATTGGTGGATCAAACGAAGTGATTCGTCAGGTTGAAGAAGATGAAGCGCATATCGGGCTATTGTTCCATCCCAGCAGTCATCCGCGCATCCGCTCACAAGTTGTCAGTTGTCAGCCAATTTGTATTATTATTTCGCCCGACCACCCGTTAGCCGATCGAAATAAGCCGGTGCAGTTGAAGGAGCTTCTAGAATACCCAGTGGGGCTGGCTGAAAGTCGTTTTGGCGTACGTCAGTTACTAGCGATGGCCGAATTTCAACAAAAAATTCGATTTACCCCTATCCTAACCACTGACTCATTCGCCGTACTAAAGAACTTTGCCCGCTCAAATATGGGGTTTACCTTTCTACCTTATTTTGTAGTGTCCAAAGAAGTGAAAGATGGACATTTGATAGCAATCCCCGTGGACAATACGCTACTAGCAAGCGGTGAAGCTCATATAGTAACTCGGTTGGGTCGTCATCTATCCCAAGGCCCGCATGAATTACTACAGCATCTGACGGCATGGATGAAAGCTATGTAA